The DNA segment CGAGTGATGATCTTGTGTAGAATCTCCCTCGCCTCAGCCAAGCCCTGATCAGAGGAGTTGAGTATTTGGTGAAAGACATCATCTACAGGGCAAACAGAGCAGAAGACAGATCAGTTAGAACAAACCAAAGACAAGGTCACAAAATCATTCATAGTgtttcacaaataaacaactgaCACTGTAAACTAAGAGGTTTAACTCACCAATATAGTATCTGATAAAATTACTTCTGCTTAatgaaaaaacatgaataaaccTGAGTAAGTTTGTTCTGCTCTCAATTATTTGCTAAACCCAACTGTCTGATCATAGCTTAGCAACATTAGCTTGGCATGGTGATTTTTTGAGCCCATAAAGACGATCTTTGTCTCACTCGAGGGTCAGACGTAAGATTCGTCCATGTCTTTGTGTCAGTTTATAAATAGTGGTGGCCTTGCTTGCTAAGCTGTTATTGTTGTAACTAAACTGCTAAAGTGCACAAACAAAGTGGGTCGGCTGTAAGACATGATGTCAGCTGATGACATGATGTGTGCAGGTAAGTTGCCTAACTGAGCCATTTACCACCAAAATTCTTAGAATGATTCAGACAATTGTCAGTTTTTTATATCATTTATgttagtaaataaaaacaattaaacacaAGAAGTAATACTGACAGGAGTCTGACAGAATATGTTTGGACAATTCAGAAGACATGTAGTCTTTGTTGAACATGGCACAGATGGTGGTTTGTGTATCCTGCCCACTCCTCCCTCtgcattaatgtttaaacacaaGCTTACAGCCCACAGTGGTATCTACAGACCTGTCAGCTTGGTGTAGGCCTCCATGTCATCTTTGGCTCCGGAGAGAGTGAACATCTCCCCTCCTGAGCCTTTTATCTTGATGTGCTTGTCTGCTTTTGCAAAGGCCTCTGCAATCCTGGATAATCATATACAATATGTGATCACCAATGTATATTATACAAGAGAGTGAATTGTAaagcaaatgaaataaaatgcatcagacAGCAGACAAAGCAAAATGTTGTTTCAGTACAAACCTGAGAAGGGTCAGTACTTACATGAACTCCACGATCTTGTTCACACTGTGCTGGTAGGCTCTTCTGTGGAGACTGTACCGTGTGTGGAACATGTCATACAGATTGAACACCTCCTATTAAAAGAATTACATGTATTTTAGTCACATCTAATCATCTAAACAGATTGCTGCTTTAAAATCCGATCAAAAAGGAGATGTagcggggcgtcggtggcttagtgggtaaagcaggtgccccatgtacaaggctgttgccgcagtggtccgggttcgaatccagcctgtggccccctgctgcatgtccacccccccccccacccttcCCCCCCACCCTGtccatcaaaaaaacaaaaaaaaggagatgTAGCAAAGTCAGCACCTTGTCCCTAGAGCAGATGTGCTTCTGTCCCTTCACCTCACACACCCTGGCAAACTTAAAGTAGCGGAGATGGTCAAAGTTGTTCTGGATGCCCAGGTGGTGGCAGTCCCTGAGAGGAGACAGTAAAGAAATATGTGAAGAAAATAGGCTTCTTATATTAAACTAATCAAACCACCCTGGAGATTGCTCCATACTGTTAAAATCAGGAGAATGTTGTAATTGTTCTGGGGAAATAACACATAATAATTTATCACTCTGCATCACAAAGTGAATTTCTCTTCAGTAGCTGAACAACAAGCCTCACCTGGCAAAGTAGTCAAACTTGTCCACATCAACGCCATTTGTTTTGTTGGCCACAATTTCATAGAGGAAGGACTTGTCCTTTGGACGGCCTTCATATGGCCACTGCAGAGATGACAGCATGTTAGTGGCATTAGACACTGGCTGCTGTAGCAGTAATGATACTGAATGATTTCAAACAGTTTACACAGGCAGGACTGATGTTCTGCACCTTTTAGTCAGTTAAGATAACTCTGTATGCCCCTTAAGGAGTGACTCCTGAGGCAGGCACAGTAAAAAGAAACATACAACAAGACATATAAGGAGAAATATATGACAGACAACCAGTGACCACGTGGTAAAGAAATACAGTCCACAGCACAACATTAGTACCAAACATACCAGGACGTTCTACTACATCCTGtccgattttgcagtatgcaagccagcatgcttttatGACTACTCtctctgacccacaatcctctgcacacgACACATTTACTGAGCCACAAACACATGACAGCTTGACACCTCGTTAACACCTGTTTGTCAGCTGATTGACGGCTGTCAGAAGGtgcaatgacagatgacagcgCTTTTAACCAGTGGAACAGGAATAACAGGAACATTAATtgttgaagaaaacaaaataatcatcaaTATTAGAAACAACAATTGGACATAACGATGGAAATAACAGTTAAAGAGAACTGCAGATTTAATCTCACTGTTGCAAATATAATAcgttagaatctacaatctgtgcagtcaTAACTTTTGAGTTCAACTAGACATATttcaaagtaacaacagcagagctctgcgGGTTGATCTCCATCTCTGGCGAACTTGGTGAATGGCGTTTGTTGTATCTCCAAGAtaacggatataaaagcaagacgGTCAAAGTTTAGggcgtaatgttatgagaaagtagtatgtcccgACTGTGtttatactgcatgcaacagtacgtactttttaagagcagctgcagcacctaCTAGAAGTAAAAAGATAAAGTATGCAATTTGGAACAAACCTCATCAACTTTCTTTGGGTCCAGTCCTACAATCATCTCTTTGATGAAGGTCTGGTCCNNNNNNNNNNNNNNNNNNNNNNNNNNNNNNNNNNNNNNNNNNNNNNNNNNNNNNNNNNNNNNNNNNNNNNNNNNNNNNNNNNNNNNNNNNNNNNNNNNNNNNNNNNNNNNNNNNNNNNNNNNNNNNNNNNNNNNNNNNNNNNNNNNNNNNNNNNNNNNNNNNNNNNNNNNNNNNNNNNNNNNNNNNNNNNNNNNNNNNNNNNNNNNNNNNNNNNNNNNNNNNNNNNNNNNNNNNNNNNNNNNNNNNNNNNNNNNNNNNNNNNNNNNNNNNNNNNNNNNNNNNNNNNNNNNNNNNNNNNNNNNNNNNNNNNNNNNNNNNNNNNNNNNNNNNNNNNNNNNNNNNNNNNNNNNNNNNNNNNNNNNNNNNNNNNNNNNNNNNNNNNNNNNNNNNNNNNNNNNNNNNNNNNNNNNNNNNNNNNNNNNNNNNNNNNNNNNNNNNNNNNNNNNNNNNNNNNNNNNNNNNNNNNNNNNNNNNNNNNNNNNNNNNNNNNNNNNNNNNNNNNNNNNNNNNNNNNNNNNNNNNNNNNNNNNNNNNNNNNNNNNNNNNNNNNNNNNNNNNNNNNNNNNNNNNNNNNNNNNNNNNNNNNNNNNNNNNNNNNNNNNNNNNNNNNNNNNNNNNNNNNNNNNNNNNNNNNNNNNNNNNNNNNNNNNNNNNNNNNNNNNNNNNNNNNNNNNNNNNNNNNNNNNNNNNNNNNNNNNNNNNNNNNNNNNNNNNNNNNNNNNNNNNNNNNNNNNNNNNNNNNNNNNNNNNNNNNNNNNNNNNNNNNNNNNNNNNNNNNNNNNNNNNNNNNNNNNNNNNNNNNNNNNNNNNNNNNNNNNNNNNNNNNNNNNNNNNNNNNNNNNNNNNNNNNNNNNNNNNNNNNNNNNNNNNNNNNNNNNNNNNNNNNNNNNNNNNNNNNNNNNNNNNNNNNNNNNNNNNNNNNNNNNNNNNNNNNNNNNNNNNNNNNNNNNNNNNNNNNNNNNNNNNNNNNNNNNNNNNNNNNNNNNNNNNNNNNNNNNNNNNNNNNNNNNNNNNNNNNNNNNNNNNNNNNNNNNNNNNNNNNNNNNNNNNNNNNNNNNNNNNNNNNNNNNNNNNNNNNNNNNNNNNNNNNNNNNNNNNNNNNNNNNNNNNNNNNNNNNNNNNNNNNNNNNNNNNNNNNNNNNNNNNNNNNNNNNNNNNNNNNNNNNNNNNNNNNNNNNNNNNNNNNNNNNNNNNNNNNNNNNNNNNNNNNNNNNNNNNNNNNNNNNNNNNNNNNNNNNNNNNNNNNNNNNNNNNNNNNNNNNNNNNNNNNNNNNNNNNNNNNNNNNNNNNNNNNNNNNNNNNNNNNNNNNNNNNNNNNNNNNNNNNNNNNNNNNNNNNNNNNNNNNNNNNNNNNNNNNNNNNNNNNNNNNNNNNNNNNNNNNNNNNNNNNNNNNNNNNNNNNNNNNNNNNNNNNNNNNNNNNNNNNNNNNNNNNNNNNNNNNNNNNNNNNNNNNNNNNNNNNNNNNNNNNNNNNNNNNNNNNNNNNNNNNNNNNNNNNNNNNNNNNNNNNNNNNNNNNNNNNNNNNNNNNNNNNNNNNNNNNNNNNNNNNNNNNNNNNNNNNNNNNNNNNNNNNNNNNNNNNNNNNNNNNNNNNNNNNNNNNNNNNNNNNNNNNNNNNNNNNNNNNNNNNNNNNNNNNNNNNNNNNNNNNNNNNNNNNNNNNNNNNNNNNNNNNNNNNNNNNNNNNNNNNNNNNNNNNNNNNNNNNNNNNNNNNNNNNNNNNNNNNNNNNNNNNNNNNNNNNNNNNNNNNNNNNNNNNNNNNNNNNNNNNNNNNNNNNNNNNNNNNNNNNNNNNNNNNNNNNNNNNNNNNNNNNNNNNNNNNNNNNNNNNNNNNNNNNNNNNNNNNNNNNNNNNNNNNNNNNNNNNNNNNNNNNNNNNNNNNNNNNNNNNNNNNNNNNNNNNNNNNNNNNNNNNNNNNNNNNNNNNNNNNNNNNNNNNNNNNNNNNNNNNNNNNNNNNNNNNNNNNNNNNNNNNNNNNNNNNNNNNNNNNNNNNNNNNNNNNNNNNNNNNNNNNNNNNNNNNNNNNNNNNNNNNNNNNNNNNNNNNNNNNNNNNNNNNNNNNNNNNNNNNNNNNNNNNNNNNNNNNNNNNNNNNNNNNNNNNNNNNNNNNNNNNNNNNNNNNNNNNNNNNNNNNNNNNNNNNNNNNNNNNNNNNNNNNNNNNNNNNNNNNNNNNNNNNNNNNNNNNNNNNNNNNNNNNNNNNNNNNNNNNNNNNNNNNNNNNNNNNNNNNNNNNNNNNNNNNNNNNNNNNNNNNNNNNNNNNNNNNNNNNNNNNNNNNNNNNNNNNNNNNNNNNNNNNNNNNNNNNNNNNNNNNNNNNNNNNNNNNNNNNNNNNNNNNNNNNNNNNNNNNNNNNNNNNNNNNNNNNNNNNNNNNNNNNNNNNNNNNNNNNNNNNNNNNNNNNNNNNNNNNNNNNNNNNNNNNNNNNNNNNNNNNNNNNNNNNNNNNNNNNNNNNNNNNNNNNNNNNNNNNNNNNNNNNNNNNNNNNNNNNNNNNNNNNNNNNNNNNNNNNNNNNNNNNNNNNNNNNNNNNNNNNNNNNNNNNNNNNNNNNNNNNNNNNNNNNNNNNNNNNNNNNNNNNNNNNNNNNNNNNNNNNNNNNNNNNNNNNNNNNNNNNNNNNNNNNNNNNNNNNNNNNNNNNNNNNNNNNNNNNNNNNNNNNNNNNNNNNNNNNNNNNNNNNNNNNNNNNNNNNNNNNNNNNNNNNNNNNNNNNNNNNNNNNNNNNNNNNNNNNNNNNNNNNNNNNNNNNNNNNNNNNNNNNNNNNNNNNNNNNNNNNNNNNNNNNNNNNNNNNNNNNNNNNNNNNNNNNNNNNNNNNNNNNNNNNNNNNNNNNNNNNNNNNNNNNNNNNNNNNNNNNNNNNNNNNNNNNNNNNNNNNNNNNNNNNNNNNNNNNNNNNNNNNNNNNNNNNNNNNNNNNNNNNNNNNNNNNNNNNNNNNNNNNNNNNNNNNNNNNNNNNNNNNNNNNNNNNNNNNNNNNNNNNNNNNNNNNNNNNNNNNNNNNNNNNNNNNNNNNNNNNNNNNNNNNNNNNNNNNNNNNNNNNNNNNNNNNNNNNNNNNNNNNNNNNNNNNNNNNNNNNNNNNNNNNNNNNNNNNNNNNNNNNNNNNNNNNNNNNNNNNNNNNNNNNNNNNNNNNNNNNNNNNNNNNNNNNNNNNNNNNNNNNNNNNNNNNNNNNNNNNNNNNNNNNNNNNNNNNNNNNNNNNNNNNNNNNNNNNNNNNNNNNNNNNNNNNNNNNNNNNNNNNNNNNNNNNNNNNNNNNNNNNNNNNNNNNNNNNNNNNNNNNNNNNNNNNNNNNNNNNNNNNNNNNNNNNNNNNNNNNNNNNNNNNNNNNNNNNNNNNNNNNNNNNNNNNNNNNNNNNNNNNNNNNNNNNNNNNNNNNNNNNNNNNNNNNNNNNNNNNNNNNNNNNNNNNNNNNNNNNNNNNNNNNNNNNNNNNNNNNNNNNNNNNNNNNNNNNNNNNNNNNNCCCTTCCCCCCCACCCTGtccatcaaaaaaacaaaaaaaaggagatgTAGCATAGTCAGCACCTTGTCCCTAGAGCAGATGTGCTTCTGTCCCTCCACCTCACACACCCTGGCAAACTTAAAGTAGCGGAGATGGTCAAAGTTGTTCCGGATGCCCAGGTGGTGGCAGTCCCTGAGAGGAGACAGTACAGAAATGTGTGAAGAAAATAGGCTTTTTATGTTAAACTAATCAAAGCACCCTGGAGATTGCTCCATACTGTTAAAATCAGGAGAATGTTGTAATTGTTCTGGGGAAATAACACATAATAATTTATCACTCTGCATCACAAAGTGAATTTGTCTTCAGTAGCTGAACAACAAGCCTCNAAATGTGTGAAGAAAATAGGCTTTTTATATTAAACTAATCAAACCACCCTGGAGATTGCTCCATACTGTTAAAATCAGGAGAATGTTGTAATTGTTCTGGGGAAATAACACATAATAATTTATCACTCTGCATCACAAAGTGAATTTGTCTTCAGTAGCTGAACAACAAGCCTCACCTGGCAAAGTAGTCAAACTTGTCCACATCAATGCCATTCGTTTTGTTAGCCA comes from the Epinephelus moara isolate mb unplaced genomic scaffold, YSFRI_EMoa_1.0 scaffold1632, whole genome shotgun sequence genome and includes:
- the LOC126387050 gene encoding deoxynucleoside triphosphate triphosphohydrolase SAMHD1-like, which gives rise to MIVGLDPKKVDEWPYEGRPKDKSFLYEIVANKTNGVDVDKFDYFARDCHHLGIQNNFDHLRYFKFARVCEVKGQKHICSRDKEVFNLYDMFHTRYSLHRRAYQHSVNKIVEFMIAEAFAKADKHIKIKGSGGEMFTLSGAKDDMEAYTKLTDDVFHQILNSSDQGLAEAREILHKIITRNHYKLLAETKCKPSQVE